Proteins found in one Cetobacterium somerae genomic segment:
- the nrdG gene encoding anaerobic ribonucleoside-triphosphate reductase activating protein — translation MNYSGIKYTDMINGEGIRVSLFVSGCSHYCKDCFNSDTWDPNYGSLFTEEIENDILNYFKKYDKSIKGLSLLGGDPTYISNIDPLVSFIKKFKNLFPEKDIWIWSGFTWEAIIESPKLLSLIELCDILVDGKFRIEEKDLNLKWRGSKNQRVINIKKSLELKETIKYID, via the coding sequence ATGAATTATTCTGGTATTAAATATACAGATATGATTAACGGGGAAGGTATTAGAGTTAGTCTTTTTGTAAGTGGTTGTTCACACTATTGTAAAGATTGTTTTAATTCTGATACTTGGGATCCAAATTATGGTTCTCTATTTACTGAAGAAATTGAAAATGATATTTTAAACTATTTTAAAAAATATGATAAAAGTATAAAAGGATTATCTTTATTAGGAGGAGATCCTACATATATCAGCAATATAGATCCTCTTGTGTCTTTTATAAAGAAATTTAAAAATCTTTTTCCTGAAAAAGATATCTGGATTTGGTCAGGTTTTACTTGGGAAGCTATTATTGAAAGCCCAAAGTTATTATCTCTTATAGAATTATGTGATATTTTAGTCGATGGAAAGTTTCGAATAGAAGAAAAAGATTTAAATCTTAAATGGCGTGGTAGTAAAAATCAAAGAGTCATTAATATAAAAAAAAGTTTAGAGTTAAAAG